The genomic segment CTCCAGCCGGTTCCAGGCGGCGGCCAGCCGGACCGCCTCCGGATGCTCGCCCTCGGCCCGGTCCAGCGCGGCTTCGAACGTCCCGGTGTCGCACAGCTCGATCCGGTGGCCGTACCGCCGCATCCAGCCCACCAGTTCGTCGTGGGGGACCTGGTGCGGGGTCTCGACGTGGTGGACGCCGGGCGCGGTGTGCGGGTACAGGGCGAGGGCCGCGATCCCTGCGGCGACGGTGTCCACGTACGAGAACGCGAACGTGGCGCCAGCCAGCCGGGGAGCCGCGCCGGCCAGGAGGTAGCCGCGCAGGGTCTGGTAGACGCGGTTGGTGGCGATGCCCGGGTGGAACGCGCCGGAACGACTGTGTGCGGCGACGTGTCCGCTCCGGTGGATGTGGCAGCGGCGTCCGGTGGCCGCCCACGCGCGGACCGTCTCCTCGGCGAGGTACTTGGAGCGCTCGTACGGGGTACGGAAGTGCTGGCCGATCCGCAGGTCGGCCTCCGCGAACCGGCGGGCGGGGGCCGCCGGGTCGATCCCGCCGGACACGGCGAGGGTCGAGAGGTGGTGGAACCGGACCGGGCCGAGTGCCTCGGAGTCGATCCAGGCCAGCAGCCGCCGAACGCCGTCGTTGTTGGTGCGCTCCAGCTCCTCGGGCGGGGCCACCAGGCGTACGTCGGCGGCGGCGTGGACGACGACCTGCGCCTCGCGGGCGAGGGCGCGCCCCTCCTTCGAGAGCCCCAGCCCTTCCCGGCCGATGTCCCCGGCGACCACGCGCACCCCGGGTGACGGACTGCCCAGGCGGCCCACCGCGTCGGCGTCGCGCTCGCCGCGTACCAGGCAGGTGACCTGGGCGCCGCGCTCCAGGAGCGCGTCGAGGAGGTGCCCGCCGACGTAGCCGGTCGCCCCGGTCAGCAGCACGCGGGCCGGCTCGCTCAGCACCCGGCCGGACGCGGCCCGGGCGGGGCCGGGGAGCGTGCCGGTGCGCAGGAGGTGGCCGGAGGCGGAGTGGTCGAGACGGACGGGGGCGGTTACGGGTGCGGCGGAAGCGGGTGCGGAGGCGGGGGCGGGCGTGGCGGAGGCGGTGGGGCTGGTGGGTGTGGCGGCGTCGGTCACCGTGCGGGCGAACCGGGCCATGAGCGCGTCCGCTTCGGGGTCGGTCATGGCCGGCCGGGCGTGGACGAGGTCGGTCACCAGCCGGCCCTCGACGATGCGGGCCGTCAGCCGCATGCGGTAGAGCGGATCGCCGTCGGGGCACCGTGCGGTGCCGGGCTGCTCGTGGGCGGCGGACCATCCGAGGTCCGGTCCGGCGGGCAGGCGGAAGGTGCCGAGGAAGTTGAACGCGGTGTCGGGGCGCGGCCCTTCGCCGTCCATGGGCAGCCGGGGAGCGTCCCGGAGCCGCCGTTCCACCTCGGCGAGACGTGCCGCGGCGCGCGCGCCGGGGTCCGTGGAGGCCGTGCGGGTCGTGGGTGCCGTTCCCGTCGCGCGGACAGCTCCGGCCGCGGGGGCCTTGAGCGTCGGGGTGTCGGTGCGGACCCGGGTGACGGCGGTGAACCACCCGACGGTGTCGAGGTGTTCGCCGGTGGTGTCCCGGCCGTGCGTCTCCACCTCGACGGTGAAGGGTCCGGGGCGCGGCCCGTCGTGTTCCTCGTCGTGGGCGGCGCCGTCCGCGAACGCGGTGAGCAGCAGCGCCTCCAACTTCCTTGACGCTCCGTACCGTTGGACGAGCCGGGCGGTGGCCTCCGCGTCCAGGGACCAGCTCACCGTGCCCGGCGCCGCTCCTCGTCCGGTCCGGGGTGCGGGCCGGGATGCGCGGGTGCGGTCGGCGCCTTCGGGCGTGCTCGCCGCCCACGCGTAGAAGTCCGCCGCCGGCGGCAGGCCGGCGGGTCGGCCGGACAGGGCGGCGCGGTAGGCGTGGGCCAGGTCGTCGAGGATGACGCGCCAGGACAGCCCGTCGACCACCAGGTGGTGGGCGATCAGCGCGAGGCGGTCCTCGGTGCCGGGAGTGCCGGAGAACAGGTGGAAGCGGATGAGGTCGCCCGCCTCCGGGTCGAGGCTCCGTTGCAGTTCGCCGCCGAGCGCGTCGATCTCCTGCCGGGCGTCCTCGGGCCGCCGGATGCGGGAGTGGCTGACCGGGTGGAGGTCGCCCGCCGGGCGGGCGGTGCCCGGCCCCTGCGGGCCGACGGGGCGGCGCAGCGCCGGGTGGCGTGCCAGCACCGCCGTCGCGGCGGCGGTGAGGGCGGCCGGGTCGACGGGGGTCGCGCAGCGGAGCAGTACCGACTGGTTCCAGTGGTGGGGCTGGTCGACGTCCTGGTCGTAGAACCAGCGCTGGGCCGGTGCGAGGGCGCCGCGTCCGGCCGGGGGCGCCGCGTCGGTGGCGCCTTCGGCGGTGCCGGCCGGGTCGACGGCGCGGACGGAGGCGCGGACGGAGGAGGCCAGTCGGCGCGGGGTGGGGTGGCGGTAGAAGTCCGCGTAGTCGATGTGGTGCCCGTGGCGGCGGAGTTGGGAGACGGTACGCATCGCGAGGATGGAGTCGCCGCCCAGCTCCAGGACATCGGCGTCCGGGTCCACGGCGGGCAGGCCGAGGGCCGTGGCCCACAGGTCCGCTATCTCCCGGGCCAGGGGCGGTACTCCGGTACCGGCCGCCGACGGGTTCCCTGCGCGCGCGGCGAGTACCGCGTCGAGGGCCGCCTCCAGGGCCGTGGCGTCCAGCTTCCCGTTGGGGCCGAGGGGGAAGTCCCGGAGCACGACGATCGGCTGGGGTATCGAGTAGGCGGGCAGCCGGCCGGCCAGGTGGTTGCGTACGGCGTCGGGCAGCAGGTCGCCCAGGTGCTCGCGTACGGCGCCGGGCAGCCGGTCTCCGTCCGCGTCACCCGCCTCGTCGGGGCCTTGCACGTCGGTGGGCCGGACGGCGGCGAGCAGCCGGTTCCCGGTGGCGGTGGCCCGTACGACGACGGCGCAGCGGTCGACGCCGGGAACCTGCTGGGCCAGGGTCTCGATCTCGGTGGGGTCGACCCGGTAGCCCCTGATCTTGGTCTGCCGGTCGGAGCGGCCGAGGAAGACGAGGTGGCCGTCGGGGCGCCGCCGGCAGAGGTCGCCGGTGCGGTAGGTACGGGCACCGCGGTACGCGACGAAGCGCTGCGTGGTCTGTCCGGGGCGGCCGAAGTACCCGGCGCTGACCCCGCGTCCCCCGATGTGGAGCTGCCCGGGCTCGCCGTCGGGTACGGCCGATCCGCCGTCGTCGAGCAGGTCGAGGGTCACCTCGCCCAGCGCCGTGCCGATCGGCACGGTCTCCTCGTCCTGGGGCAGGTCTTCCGCGGTGTCGGCGAGGAAGCAGGTGGCGCCGACCGTGGTCTCGGTCGGCCCGTAGTGGTTGAGCAGCCGGTGGACGCCCTCGTCGCGCAGGAGGGCTGCGCCGAGGGACCGGGGCAGCGGCTCTCCGCCGAGGATCAGGGTCCGGGGACGGTAGGGGCCGCCCGGGGTCTTCGCGTCCGGGCGGTCGCGCCAGAGTTCGGCCATGTGGGAGGGGGTCGTCTTCACGACCGTGCAGGCCGCCTCGCGCAGGGAGGCCCAGCACGCCCGGGCGTCGCGGGCCTGCGCGTCGGCGACGACGTGGGTCCGGCCCCCCGTGGCGAGGGCCAGCAGCCAGCTGGTGTGGCCCAGGTCGGCGGCCAGGGTGGTGAGGTGGGCGACGCACGGCGCGTCCGCTCCGGTGAGGCCCAGGCGGTCGCGGAGGGCCAGCGCGTAGTGCGCGGCGTTGCCGTTGGTCACCACGACGGCCTTGGGTTCGCCGCCCGAGCCGGAGGTGAAGGAGAGGTAGGCGGGGTCCTCGCTCCCGGGCCGGGGCAGGGGCCGGGCGGGCAGGGAGGGGTCGCGCGGTGCGGCGAGCAGGACGTCGGGGTCGACGTGCGCGGTGTGCCGCACTCCCCCGGCCCACAGCGCCCGGATCTCCTCGCCGGAGAGCGCGGAGGTGGTGAGCACCCCGGTGGCGCGTACGGCCTCCAGGCGGCGCAGCCGGTCCGTCGGGCTCCAGGCGGTGTCCAGCGGCACCACGGCCGCGCCGGCGCCGAGGACTCCGTACAGCAGGACGAAGAGCCGGGCGTCGCGCGGGCCGAGGACCGCCACGCGGTCGCCGGGGCCGATGCCCGCGCGCCGCAGGCCGGTGGCGACCCGGCGGGCCGCGGCTCCCAGTCCGGCGTAGGTGATGGCACGCGTGTCGTCGGTGACGGCGGGGCGGTGCGGGCAGGTCTGCTCGGCGAGCCGGAGCAGACCGGTCAGGGTCGCGCGGTCCGGGGGCGCTTCCCTGCGGTCCGTGGGTACTTCGACGGGCATGGGCCGTGCGAGCCCGGACGTGGTGAGGGCCGTCATGCGGCCTCCCCCACGCCGCGGGGCGTCGCACCGTCGCGCGACCGGCCGGGGAAGTCGGCGAGGAAGACCTCCACGCACGCCTCGCGGGCCAGTCTCCCCGCCACCTCCCACCCGAGCATGCGGTGCAGACCGTCGAGATGGATCAGCCCCTCCCGGACACGGAGACCGGCATAGTCCACATGGTCCACCGGGTGGGTACTCAGATAGACGGGCGTCATGGGTGTGCGGGCGAATCGGTCGAGTTTCGCGGCGCACACGGGATTGGCCCTGGCATATGCATCAGGATCTGCACGGATGATCTCCGCGGCCTGGCCGACGGTCAAACCCGTGCGGGGTACCAGTTCCCGTTCTCCTGATTCTCCGAGATGCCACGGAAGGACGACGCCGAGAATATCGGCGCGGTCGAGTTCGGCCCGGTACCAGGAACCGAGCAGGGCGTGGGCCCGGTGCAGGTTCTTCTCGCCGTCCTCATTGGTGTTGGACGCGTGCGACCGGGCGGCGGGATGATCTTTTCCGTATACGCCCAGCACCTCGGAGAAGGCGACGGATTCCAGAGTGCGCACGGGAGAACTCCTTTCCGCCGTCATCGTCCCACCACCCCCTGGAATTCGGTGAAATGCCGCTCGGAGAAAAGCTCCGGCCACGGTCCGCGGCCGAGGCCGAGCTCTTCGGCCCGGGCGAGCATGTACCGCCAGTACGGCTTCACGGGACGCCACCGGGCGCCGGTCCGGCAGTAGGAGGCGTCGACGAAGTACCGGTCCTGTCCGGCCACGGGGGACGGGGCGGGGCGCCGGGCGTGGAAGACGGCCGAGTTGATCAGGACCGTCGATCCGCGCGGCAGACGGTCTATCACCTCCTCCCCCGGCAGTTCGGCCGTGCCGAGTGCGGCGCGGAAGTCCTTGGCCACGTCCTCGTCGTGCGATCCGGGCAGCACCGCGAGACTGCCCATCGTCTCGTTCAGTCCGCCCAGGTAGTGCAGCGCGTGGACCATCACCAGCGACCTGTCGCCGAGGTCGTTGGGCTCGTAGTCGTGGTGCCACGGCTTTCCGGTGTCGCCGGCTCCCTGCCGCTGACTGTGCATGTGGTGATGGACGAACGGGCCGCCCATGATGTCCGTCAGCAGGCTCATCAGCGGCGGGTGGACGAGCAGTTCACCGTGGGCCGGCAGTTCGAGTTCCAGCACCGGCGGGTGGGCGCCCGCCGCCGTACCGGTGCTGCAGGCGATGGACCGGGCACGCAGCCCCTCGTCCATCCACCGGTCCACCTCGGGCATCAGGCGATCCACGAGTGCGGGAGGCAGGAAGCCGGGAAGCACGAGGTAGCCGAGCTCCTCGAAGCTCTTCCGCGCCCCGATGACCTCGCCGTGTTCCGCCGATTCAGGGTGCGCCTCCCCCGTCGATTCCGTTTCGTCGATCCCGGAAGATGATCGCAAGATGTACCGTCCCCTCGCTCCAGAGGTCGAGTGCATTTCTCTTCGATTTCTCACTGTGGATCACTCGAAACGGCACCGGAACACGGGCCGGACGACGCCTTCCTCCGTCGGCGGAACAGCTTCCTTTCGAGCACGGGCGACTGAGTAGGGAGGCCCACCGGATCATCGGCGGGCGGAACGAAACGGGAGGCTATCTTGAGGCGATGAGGGCCGCAAGGAACGTCTTTCGGCCATGGATCACCGTCCCGACTACCGGTCGGCAGCCTCGGCCTGAAGCAGCAGAAGGAGCCGGAAATGGCCGCTCGTGGAAGAGAAAATGATCCCCGCCCGTGCCAGGGGAATATCCGGAAACAGGAAAGGACGAGCGGTGAGTGACTGACGGGACTCCTGCGAAGGTGGGGCGCGCCCGTAGGAGACGCCCCTCAGTCCCGGCGGTGGCGCTCCTGCTCCAGCAGCGCGTCGAGATCGGTGAGCCGGTCCAGCCCCCGCACCGCCCGGCTCATCCGCGCGTTGTGCTCGAACCGGTCGCGGTGGCGGTGCAGCAGGTTCCAGTAACCGGCGGTGAAGGGGCAGGCGTCCTCGCCGACCCGTACGGAGGGCTTGTAGCGGCAGGTCCCGCAGAGGTCGCTCATGCGGTCGATGTAGGCGCCCCCGGAGGTGTACGGCTTGGTGGTCATACGGCCCCCGTCGGCGTACTGCGACATCCCCACCACGTTCGGGACCATGACCCAGTCGTAGCCGTCCACGAAGCTGCGGTGGAACCAGTCGGTGACGGCCCGGGGGTCCCAGCCTCGTTGGAGGGCGAGGCTGCCCAGGATCATCAGGCGCGGGATGTGGTGGGTCCAGCCGGTCTCCCTGACCTGGTCCAGGACGTGGCGGACACAGTTCGCGCCGGTGCCCTCCGAGGACAGTTCGGTGAACCAGTCGGGCAGTGGGCCCCGGTGGTGCAGGGCGTTGCTCTCCCGGTAGCCCGGGCCGAAGTACCAGTAGACGTGCCAGACGAACTCGCGCCATCCGGCGATCTGCCGGACGAAGCCCTCGGCACTGTTGAGGGGCACGTCGCCCGACCGCCACCGCGCCTCGGCCCGTTCGACGCACTCGGCGGGGTCCAACAGGCCGAGGTTGAGCGACGAGGAGAGCAGACTGTGGCTCATCGTCGCGTCCCCGGCGAGGATCGCGTCCTCGTACGCGCCGAAGGTGGCGAGCCGGTGTTCGACGAAGCGGTGCAGGGCCGCGAGGGCTTCACGGCGGGTGGCCGGAAACCTGCGGGGCGCGTCCTGGCCGACGAACGCGACGTCCCCGTCGCGCGCCCAGCGGTCGAGGTCGGAGCGCACCTCGGCGTCGATGTCGCCCTCCCGGGGCCGGTAGGGCGCCGGAACGCCCAGTCCCCTCGCGCCGCGCGGTGGGGGCTGCCGGTTGTCGTGGTCCAGGTTCCACCGGCCGCCGGCCGGCCGGTCGCCCTCCATCAGCAGCTCGTGCGTGCGGCGGACCCACCGGTAGAAGTCCTCCTGGCGGAGTCGCTCCGTCCCCCGGCCGTCCGCCCATCTCCTGAACTCGTCGTGCGCCACGAGGAAGCCGCGCGCCGGCAGCACACGGACGGAGGGCAGGGTGTCCACGAAGGCGCGGGCGGTGTGGGAGGTGGGGTGGTGCAAGGTCACCGGCCCGTCCCCCACGGCTTCGCGCAGGCCCTCGCGGTAGGTGTCCGCCTTGACGTACCGCACCCGGTCCCCGAGCTCGGCGGCCCGGTGGCGCATCGCCGAGAGGATCAGATGGGCCTTGGCGCGGTGGAAGCGTCTGCGGCGGAAGACACTCCGGGCCTCGATCATCACCAGCGGCACGTCCCGGTCCGGTCCGCCCCGCGCGGGATCGGTGAAGTGCGGGCCGAGCTGATCGCCGAACAGCCAGTGGGCGGCGGTGGGTTCTTCCTCGGTCATGCCGGGCGCTCCATCGGCGATTCCTGCCCTGCCTCGTCGAGGCTGCTGCCCCGCAGCCTCTGGTGCACCGATCAAAGCGCACGAGGGCCCGGACGGTGGCCCGCACACGCCGGAGGGTGGGACGGTGGACAGCAGCGCCAGGACCTGCGGTGCGAGCAAGGCGGCGGACAGTCCCTCGAGCACCCGGGAGAGGACGAGGAAGTCGCCCGACATGGCTGTGCCGCACAGGTAGAGGTCACCGAGGCGCCCGCCGGGCCGGCCGGAGGCAGCGGACGGGCGCCGGCCGCCGGAGGGATTTCCGACGGCCGACGGCCCGTTGAAGGGCTGGAGAACCCTGCGGGTTCCTGTCAGGACTCGCAGGGAAGGCCGCTGATGCGGGTGGTGTACGCCGCGGAGACCCAACGGTTGGTGCCCACCTTGTGGAAGCCGTTGGTGGTGGCCACCTCCGCGAGGATCGTGGAGCCGTTGGCGTAGGACCCGACGACCGAGTAGCTGGTGCCGGGACCGCTGCGTATTTGCAGACCGCCGTTGGCGTTGACCTTGTAGTAGCACTGGGTGGCGAGCGCACCGGCCGGCACGAGCTCCACAGTCGCGCCCGTCGTGCGGGCGGGTGCGGCGGCCTGGGCCGTGAGACCGCCGCCGAGGAGCGCGGCGGCGGACAGGGCCACCACGGCTGCCGTGCGGGCGGCTGAGCGACGCGATAACAAGGTGCGGTGTGCTGCGGTGACGGTCATGGAATCGATTCCCCTTGCGTCGTCGGTTCTGGGTTCGGAACACGTACGTAGGAGCAGGCCGGTGCCTGCCGAGCGGTGTCACCGCTCAGAGACACCTGAGCCGCGCACGACGCTAGCGCCATCGGGGCAAAATCAGATGCCTGGTACACGAGACCTACCCAACCGGAACCGGGGGAAGGGGCCCGTTGCGGTTGGCGTTCCCGTCCTGTCTCGGCGGGGTGAAATCGCAGCTCAGCAGGGGTGCGCGACGAGACGAGGCTCCTGGTCGTGTCGGGGGTCTTCGCTACGCATCACGCATCGTCCGAGAAGCCTCACTGATCAGCGTCGTGGCTCCTTCCCTTCCCGTCGCACCGGCCTCAGAGCTTCCGTTCGGGGAACGGTCACGGTGACCGCTCCCCGAACACTTACGCAAAGCTCCCATTCCGGACTGCAACCCTCGACCTGCTGCTACGGGCGTCAGAAACCGGCATCAAGGGCGCTCGGCGCAGGCGACCGACGGGGCATTCGGTGGAGGCGCCCGGTCGGCGCGGCAGGGGCCGGACGCCCCCGATCCGCCCTCAGGGCGGACGGCGCTGCTTTCGTAACACGCCCTCGCGGACGAAACGGCTCCGCGCCCGCGCAAACCTCCTGCGGCCCGCGATCATCGTATCGAGTTAATGTCAGCGCCTTCCCTTGGTCCGGCAGAGGGAGCGGCCGTTAGTGTCCTCGGCGTCTGGACGGGTTTCCGTTCACCTACCCCTTTTCCCTCCTGTTGCCCGGTGGCGTCCGTATGCCCGCGCCACCGCCCTGACCACGGAGAGCGTGCACGATGACTGTTGACTCGAGCCCGGACGAGCAACTGGAGCTGCCCCGGCAGTCCAGCCTGGGCACGGCGGCCGCCCGCAACCTCGCCCACACGACCAAGTCCGCCCCGCAGATGCAGGAGATCACCTCCCGCTGGCTGCTGCGCATGCTCCCCTGGGTGGAGACCCAGGGCGGGGCGTACCGGGTGAACCGTCGTCTGTCCTACACCGTCGGCGACGGGACCATCGAGTTCGTCCAGGACGGTGCCGACGTCCGGGTGATCCCCCGGGAGCTCGGTGAACTGGCGCTGTTGCGCGGCTTCGACGACGTGGAGGTGCTGACCGCCCTCGCCGACCGCTGCGTGCAGCGCGACTTCCGCGCCGGCGAGACGCTGGTCGAACGCGGGGCGCCGGCGGACCGGATCCACCTGATCGCCCACGGCCGCGTCAGCCAGACCTCCGTGGGCAGTTACGGCGACGAGGTGGATCTGGACGTCCTCGCCGACGGCGACCGGTTCGGGGAGGACGCTCTGCTGGACGAGGACGCCCGGTGGGAGCAGACCGCCACCGCCGAGACCTCGGGCACGCTGCTCACCCTGTCGCGCGCCGACTTCGGAGCAGTGCTCTCCGGGGCGCCGGGTCTCCGCGCCCACGTCGAGGCGTTCACTTCGCTCTCCGGCAGGCAGCAGAACCATCGCGGCGAGGCGGAGATCGCGATGTCGGCCGGCCACGTCGGCGAGCAGGAGCTGCCCGGCGCCTTCGTGGACTACGAGTTGAAGCCACGCGAGTACGAACTCTCCGTCGCCCAGACGATTCTGCGGGTCCACACGAGGGTCGCCGACCTCTACAACGGCCCGATGAACCAGACGAAGGAGCAACTCCGGCTCACCATCGAGGCGCTGAGAGAGCGTCAGGAACATGAACTGATCAACAACCGGGAGTTCGGCCTGCTCCACAACGCCGACTTCAAGCAGCGCCTCCAGCCGCACGCCGGTCCGCCGACCCCGGACGACCTGGACGAACTGCTCTGCCGGCGCCGCGGTTCCAAGTTCTTCCTCGCGCACCCCCGGACGATCGCGGCGATCGGGCGCGGGTTCAACGCGCGGGGTATCTACCCGGACCACGTCGACCTCGGCGGCCAGCAGGTACCGGCCTGGCGCGGCGTACCGATCCTGCCCTGCAACAAGATCCCGGTCACCCCGGAGAAGACCAGCTCGATCCTCTGCATGCGTACCGGCGAGGCGAATCAGGGCGTCATCGGCCTGCACCAGACGGGCCTGCCGGACGAGTACGAACCGGGCCTGTCGGTCCGCTTCATGGGGCTCGACGAGAAGGCGATCACGTCCTACCTCGTCAGTACGTACTACTCCGCCGCGATCCTCGTGCCGGACGCGGTCGGCGTGCTGGAGAACGTGCAGATCGCCCACTGGCCCAGGTAAGGCTGCCCCTGCCCGAGAGGGACGGCCCGGCGCGACACGCCCTGTAACCCTCCGGGGCGGTCGCGCGGGCCCCGGAGGGCTTTTGGAGAGCCACCCATTCCACCAAGGAGCCATGGATGCCAGCGCCCGAGCTGCCACCACCACGGTCGAGCCTGCCAGAGGCCGCCACCCATTTCGGAGCGCACGTACTCGCCGCCGCGGTGGCCCGTGCCCACGACATCACGGCCGCCACCGGCGGCCCGCCCGACGCGGGCTCCGTACCCGAACCGCCCGCGGTCTCCGTACCCGCCCCAGCCGCGATTCCCGTACCCGCCCCGGCTGCCGCTCCCGGCACCGCGCCGGCCGGGGCGCCCGCACCGGACACAGGTCTGGAGCGCCTCCTGCGCGGTCCCAGCGGCCTGGGCACGGCGGGGCTCCGCCTGGTCCTGAGGGAAGCGCCGCCGACACCGCCGACAGCGAACCCGCTTCTCCCTCCGCACCTGCTCCCACCTCCGCATGCGTCTCTGCACTCACCTCTGGATTCACCTGCAGAAACGTTGGCGGAGGCGGCCGTGGACACCGCGGAGGGCACGCCGGTCCCGGGTCTCTATTACCACCCGGTGCCCGAGCCCGATCCGGTACGGGTGGAGGAGGTCAGCCGGCGGATCAAGGCCTGGGCGGTCGACGAGGTCAGCCTGTTCCCCGACGACTGGGAGGAGGAGTTCGACGGCTTCTCCGTGGGCCGCTACATGGTCGCCTGCCATCCGGACGCACCCACCGTCGACCATCTGATGCTCGCCACCCGCCTGATGGTGGCCGAGAACGCGGTGGACGACTGCTACTGCGAGGACCACGGCGGCTCGCCCATCGGCCTCGGTGAACGCCTCCTGCTGGCGCACACCGCCCTCGATCCCCTGTACACGACCGCGGAGTACCAGCCGCAGTGGGCCGAGTCGCTCCATGCGGACGCGCCCCGGCGCGCGTACCGCTCCGCCATGGAGTACTTCGTACGGGCGGCCGGCGCCTCCCAGGCGGACCGGCTCCGGCACGACATGGCCCGGCTGCACCTGGGGTACCTCGCCGAAGCGGCCTGGTCGCAGGAGGGCCGCGTACCGGAGGTGTGGGAGTACCTGGCGATGCGCCAGTTCAACAACTTCCGCCCCTGCCCGACGATCACGGACACCGTCGGCGGCTACGAACTGCCGGCGGACCTGCACGCCCGGGCGGACATGCAGAAGGTCATCGCGCTCGCCGGGAACGCGACGACCATCGTGAACGACCTCTACTCCTACATGAAGGAACTCGACTCCCCCGGCCAGCACTTGAACCTGCCCGTGGTGATCGCCGAACGCGAGGGCTTCTCCGAGCGGGACGCCTATCTGAAGGCGGTCGAGGTCCACAACGACCTCATGCACGACTTCGAGGCGGAGGCAGCGGCCCTGGCCGAGGCGTGTCCCGCTCCCCAAGTGCAGCGCTTCCTGCGGGGCGTGGCCGCCTGGGTCGACGGCAACCACTACTGGCACCGGTCCAACACCTTCCGCTACCGCCTGCCCGATTTCTGGTAAAGAACGGATTCTTCTGTGACCCACACCGAACTCACCGCCGACCCCACCTCCCTGCGCATCCCCCGGCCTGCGTCGGCCGGCCCGGCGACGCCCTACCAGGGGGACATCGCCCGCTACTGGGACGGGGAGGCCAGGCCCGTGAACCTGCGGCTCGGCGATGTCGACGGCCTGTACCACCACCACTACGGCATCGGCGACGTGGACCACGCGGCACTCGGCAGCCCCGAGGACAGCGAGAGCGAGAAGAAGCTCGTCACCGAACTCCACCGCCTGGAGTCGGCTCAGGCCGAGTACCTCCTGGGGCACCTCGGCGACATCGGGCGTAACGACACCCTGGTGGACGCGGGCTGCGGCCGGGGCGGCTCGATGGTGATGGCGCACCAGCGCTTCGGCTGTACGGTCGAGGGCGTCACGCTCTCGGCTAAGCAGGCAGAGTTCGCCAACGGCCGGGCCGGCGAACTCGGCATCCAGGACCACGTCCGCGCCCGTGTCTGCAACATGCTCGCCACCCCCTTCGAGACCGGCTCCGCCGCCGGCTCGTGGAACAACGAGTCGAGCATGTACGTCGACCTGGAGGACCTCTTCGCCGAGCACTCCCGCGTCCTCAGGGTCGGCGGCCGTTACGTGACCATCACCGGCTGCTGGAACCCGCGGTACGGCCAGCCCTCGAAGTGGGTCTCGCAGATCAACGCGCACTTCGAGTGCAACATCCACTCGCGCCGGGAGTACCTGCGCGCCATGGCCGACAACCGCCTCGTGCCCACGGCCGTCGTCGACCTCACCCCCGACACGCTGCCCTACTGGGAGCTGCGGGCCACGTCCTCGCTGGTCACGGGGATCGAGGACGCGTTCATCAACTCGTACAAGGACGGTTCGTTCCAGTACCTGCTGATCGCGGCGGACCGCGTCTGACCGCCTTCAACCGCACGACCGGGAGGGCCCGTTCGCAGGAACGGGCCCTCCCGTGCCGGTGCCGGTCGGCGCGTTACGCCCGCCCGCTCTCGCGGTTCGCCCGAAACCGGTGCCGCAGCGGCCCGACGCCCAGCCAGACAACGGTCACCAGGGCGAACTGGGCGACCAGGTTCCACAGTCCCGACGCCTGGGCGCCGGGGGCCGCAACGACCGACATCAGCAAGGTGAGTGCGGCGGCCACCGTGCACGCCGTGACGCAGCGCAGCCACAACCGCCATTCGTACCGCACCCGTTCGGGCCCGGACGCCGGTGGCTTCGCGGGGGCCGGGGCGCCGGCGACCCGGTGGGCCGACCAGGCGTCGGCACGGCGCACGATCTCGGGACCGAAGCCGACCGAGACCCCGAGGTAGACGGCGGCCAGCCCGTGCGTGGCTCCGGCGGTACCGCCGGAGCGCAGGTCCGCGACGGAGAAGGCGACGAGGGCGAGGTCGGTGAGCGGCACGCACAGCAGCAGCGCCGCGCCGAGCCGGCGGGCCCGCAGGGCGTACCGGGCGAGAAGACCCAGCACCAGGAAGGCCCAGAAGGCGATCTCGCAGACGACGATCGCGCCGATCACCACTCCGTCGCCGGCCAGGCCTCGTAGGGGGCGGAACGGGCGGCGGCGCTCATGCGGGGGCTCCGACCGCCGGGAGCAGCAGC from the Streptomyces sp. NBC_01335 genome contains:
- a CDS encoding phytanoyl-CoA dioxygenase family protein produces the protein MRSSSGIDETESTGEAHPESAEHGEVIGARKSFEELGYLVLPGFLPPALVDRLMPEVDRWMDEGLRARSIACSTGTAAGAHPPVLELELPAHGELLVHPPLMSLLTDIMGGPFVHHHMHSQRQGAGDTGKPWHHDYEPNDLGDRSLVMVHALHYLGGLNETMGSLAVLPGSHDEDVAKDFRAALGTAELPGEEVIDRLPRGSTVLINSAVFHARRPAPSPVAGQDRYFVDASYCRTGARWRPVKPYWRYMLARAEELGLGRGPWPELFSERHFTEFQGVVGR
- a CDS encoding DUF6309 family protein, whose amino-acid sequence is MRTLESVAFSEVLGVYGKDHPAARSHASNTNEDGEKNLHRAHALLGSWYRAELDRADILGVVLPWHLGESGERELVPRTGLTVGQAAEIIRADPDAYARANPVCAAKLDRFARTPMTPVYLSTHPVDHVDYAGLRVREGLIHLDGLHRMLGWEVAGRLAREACVEVFLADFPGRSRDGATPRGVGEAA
- a CDS encoding AMP-binding protein, whose amino-acid sequence is MTALTTSGLARPMPVEVPTDRREAPPDRATLTGLLRLAEQTCPHRPAVTDDTRAITYAGLGAAARRVATGLRRAGIGPGDRVAVLGPRDARLFVLLYGVLGAGAAVVPLDTAWSPTDRLRRLEAVRATGVLTTSALSGEEIRALWAGGVRHTAHVDPDVLLAAPRDPSLPARPLPRPGSEDPAYLSFTSGSGGEPKAVVVTNGNAAHYALALRDRLGLTGADAPCVAHLTTLAADLGHTSWLLALATGGRTHVVADAQARDARACWASLREAACTVVKTTPSHMAELWRDRPDAKTPGGPYRPRTLILGGEPLPRSLGAALLRDEGVHRLLNHYGPTETTVGATCFLADTAEDLPQDEETVPIGTALGEVTLDLLDDGGSAVPDGEPGQLHIGGRGVSAGYFGRPGQTTQRFVAYRGARTYRTGDLCRRRPDGHLVFLGRSDRQTKIRGYRVDPTEIETLAQQVPGVDRCAVVVRATATGNRLLAAVRPTDVQGPDEAGDADGDRLPGAVREHLGDLLPDAVRNHLAGRLPAYSIPQPIVVLRDFPLGPNGKLDATALEAALDAVLAARAGNPSAAGTGVPPLAREIADLWATALGLPAVDPDADVLELGGDSILAMRTVSQLRRHGHHIDYADFYRHPTPRRLASSVRASVRAVDPAGTAEGATDAAPPAGRGALAPAQRWFYDQDVDQPHHWNQSVLLRCATPVDPAALTAAATAVLARHPALRRPVGPQGPGTARPAGDLHPVSHSRIRRPEDARQEIDALGGELQRSLDPEAGDLIRFHLFSGTPGTEDRLALIAHHLVVDGLSWRVILDDLAHAYRAALSGRPAGLPPAADFYAWAASTPEGADRTRASRPAPRTGRGAAPGTVSWSLDAEATARLVQRYGASRKLEALLLTAFADGAAHDEEHDGPRPGPFTVEVETHGRDTTGEHLDTVGWFTAVTRVRTDTPTLKAPAAGAVRATGTAPTTRTASTDPGARAAARLAEVERRLRDAPRLPMDGEGPRPDTAFNFLGTFRLPAGPDLGWSAAHEQPGTARCPDGDPLYRMRLTARIVEGRLVTDLVHARPAMTDPEADALMARFARTVTDAATPTSPTASATPAPASAPASAAPVTAPVRLDHSASGHLLRTGTLPGPARAASGRVLSEPARVLLTGATGYVGGHLLDALLERGAQVTCLVRGERDADAVGRLGSPSPGVRVVAGDIGREGLGLSKEGRALAREAQVVVHAAADVRLVAPPEELERTNNDGVRRLLAWIDSEALGPVRFHHLSTLAVSGGIDPAAPARRFAEADLRIGQHFRTPYERSKYLAEETVRAWAATGRRCHIHRSGHVAAHSRSGAFHPGIATNRVYQTLRGYLLAGAAPRLAGATFAFSYVDTVAAGIAALALYPHTAPGVHHVETPHQVPHDELVGWMRRYGHRIELCDTGTFEAALDRAEGEHPEAVRLAAAWNRLEDRNVRTDSAHTLAVLDRLGVRFAPPAFRWWASALAWATEAGFLPPPPSAR